The genome window GATGGCGAAGGAATCCTGCGAGGCGAAGAGTTGTTTCATTCGATTGGCTGCGTCGCTTGTCACTCGCCACGCAACGACCTAGCAATCGAGCAACCGCTTGAAGACTCGATTCCGCTTGGCGACCTCGGTAACAAGTACGACACAAATGCACTGACGATATTTCTGAAGAACCCGCATGCGGTTCGCCCCTCAGGCCGCATGCCTAACATGCAGCTGACTCATCTTGAAGCTCAGGATCTATCTCGCTACTTGTTGCAGGCGAGCGAAAGTGACGCAAAGACTTCATGGCAAATCGATTCCGCACTTGCTGGAAAAGGCAAGCAGCTTTTCTCGCAGCTCCGCTGTGTCAACTGCCACGCTGACGTGATTGACACCGCACCTGCATTGCCGCACCCTGCTGCCCTTGTGGACCTTGATCCAAACGGCGGCTGCCTGTCGGGCGAATCCGGCAAATGGCCTCAATACAGCCTTGACGAAACTGACCAACAGCAGATTACAGCGGCGATCCAAAGCCTGCCATCCGAGCTATCAGCCGAGCAGGAGATCAACATTACGTTGGCGACACTGAACTGTTTTGCGTGTCATCGCCGAGACAATATCGGTGGTGTCACGACGGCTCGAAGTCATCATTTTCAAACCACGAACTTGAATCTTGGCGAACAAGGTAGAATTCCCCCGACGTTGACCGGCGTCGGCGCCAAGTTGAATGAAAAATGGATGCGTGATGTTCTGGTCAATGATCGCTCGATCCGGCCTTATATGAAAACCCGGATGCCTCAGTACGGCGCTGCCAACGTGAATCGTCTGATCGAACTGCTTCAATCGCACGATCGACTTTCCGAGACGAAGTTTGCGGCGGTCGATGACGCAAAAGAAATGCAAGAGCTGGGGTTAAAAATCGCAGGAAACCAAGGACTTAACTGTGTTGCCTGCCATACGTTCCGGTACGAACAATCTGACACGATGCCCGCCGTCGATTTGACGGAAATGGCAGAGCGATTGAAGAAGGATTGGTTTTACCAGTACATGCTTGACCCACCGCGATTTAGCCCCAACACCGTGATGCCATCGTTCTGGCCTAACGGAAAAGCCATCCGGCCCGATATCGCCGGGGACGCCAAAACCCAGGTCGAAGCGCTGTGGCAATACCTGCTAGAAGGTCGGCAAGCACGTGCCCCTCGCGGTTTGATCGCGGAACCGCTAAAGCTTGTCGCCAACGACGAAGCCGTCATGCTCCGCCGCAGTTATCCGGAGATCGGGAAACGCGGCATCGGTGTCGGCTACCCGAATCAGGTCAATCTAGCATTCGATGCCGAACAGATGCGTTTGGCAATGATCTGGAAAGGTGAGTTTGCGGATCCCAGCGGAGTTTGGCGAGGCCAGGGACATGGCACGGTACGACCGCTGGGCGACAATCTGATCCGCTTTGATCGGGGTCCTGAAATCGATGACCCGGTATCCCCTTGGATCGTGGACGATGGCCGACCTCCGCACCATCGATTCAAAGGCTACTCGCTTGATAAAAAGATGCGTCCGCAATTCAGCTACGAATTTGCCAATGTGGTCGTCAATGATTACTACGTCGACATGTTGGACTCTGCAACAAACGATCCGTACATCCGCCGCATCCTGACGCTAAAGTCCGGCTCCGGTGAAACGAACATCGTGTTTCGAGCTGCCACGGGAAAGACGATCGAACCATTCGGCGACGGCAGCTTCCTTGTCGACGATCGTCTACAGATACACATCGACGAAAAACACACAGGCTCGATCGTGGATCAACCCGACACCCAACACCTTCGCATCCCATTGAAGGTGAACGCAGACGAGCAGCAATTGATCCTGGAATACAGGTGGTAAGGAATTGAAATGAGAATCCTGATTGTTTTCATCCTGATGCTTTGTTCCGTGGGAGCACTCCGCGCCGAACCGTTGGGAGAGTACTGGGGAACCGCAGAACAGGAAGCCAAGTACTATCGCATCGTTGACATTCCTTTCCCCGACGAGATGGCGTTGGAAGCAAGCAGCTTCGACGTGCTGCCGGACAATCGATTGGCGATCGGGACGCGTCGGGGTGATATCTACTTGGTCAACGGCGCGATGGACCAATACCCCGACACCAAGTTTCATCGGTATGCCGCAGGCCTGGATGAAATCATGGGACTGTCTTACCAGGACGGATCCTTTTTGGTCACGCAGCAAACCGAGGTAACGCGGATCACCGATACGGACCAGGATGGCCGTGCAGATCAATTCGATACACTCAGCGATGTCTGGGGCTTCCGCAATTACCATGAATTCGCCTTTGGTTCCAAACCGGATCCCGAGGGCAACATTTGGGTCGCGTTGTGTTTGTCCGAATCCTATCGATCGAAGGTGCCGTTTCGCGGTTGGTGCGTGAAGGTAACGCCTGATGGCAAGACAATACCGGTGTGCAGCGGCATTCGAAGCCCGTGTGGCATTGGGCCGAATGAACACGGTGTCATGTTTTATGCCGAGAGCCAAGGCCCTTGGAATGGATCATGCTCGTTGAAGGTGCTGCAACCAGGTGGATTCATGGGACATCCCGTGAGCTTTAACTGGTACCCGCTGGCCAAAGAACTTGGCCCGGCCCCGGTCGTTCCTAACACGCCATCGCGTTTACTCACCGAAACCAAACGGGTGAAAGAGCTTGTTCCTTACGCGGTAGTGTTTCCATATCGAAAAATGGGACGATCGATTTCCGGCTTCATGGTCGATGACACCGGCGGAAAATTTGGACCGTTCGAAAACCAAATCTTCATTGGCGACTTTAGCCTCAGTGTGATGATGCGTGCGACCACCGAAAAGGTAAACGGGGTATGGCAAGGCGCCTGTTACCCGTTCCGAGAAGGCCTTGCGACGGGCCTGTTGGCGTGCCAGTTCACGCCACGTGGTGACCTGATTGTCGGCGGCACCAATCGTGGCTGGCCGGTTCGCGGTCCACGACCTTATGCCTTGCAGCGACTTGATTGGACGGGCCTCGTGCCGTTTGAAGTAAAGGAAATTAATGCCCGTCCTGACGGCTTCTTGGTCACGTTTACCAAGCCAGTCGATCGTGAAATCGCTGCGAACCTCGAGTCCTACGAAGTCTCGACCTACACTCATATCTACCGGCAAGCGTACGGCAGCCCTGAGGTCGACCACACCACGCCTCAAGTAACCGGTGCCACGGTATCCGCCGACGGATTGCAGGTGCATCTACAAATCGATGGCCTGGTCCAAGGGCATGTGCACGATTTTGACTTTCACAAAGTGCGGTCAAGCGAGAACGCTCCTCTGGTGCATTCCAATGCCTACTACACGCTGAACGAGATTCCGCAAACGACAATCGCTGATTGAGTTCCAGTGGCAGAATGTCTGGAAATGATAGAGCCGATGCTTGCCTTTTCGCCAAATCCAATTTTTAGAAGAGCGGTCCCCATGCAGTTGAAGACGCAGTATTCATGCTGGATTTTCATCCAAACGGTTCTCTGCGTGTTAGCAGCAGGCAAAGTGGATAATGTTCTCGCGGCAGACAGTGTGACCGATGCCGTCGATTGGCCTGCCATGCTCGCCCACCATGATCTCCGCTGGAACCGGCTGCCCCAAACATGGAAAGAGGCACCGTTTCTGGGCAACGGCGAACAGGGCACGATGATGTACCAGATCGACGAGAAAACGATTCGCTGGGACGTAGGAAACTCCGCAGCTCACGATCATCGTCCTTTTGAACAGGACGACTTTAACGAGAAGAATGCTCCGGTACTCAATCGCGGCCGGCATTTCATCGGTCACCTTCGAGTGATCTTTCCCGAAGCCCTGGTCGCAAGTGATTCCAGGCTAAAGCTATGGGATGCAGAGGCCGTCGGGACCATTCATTCAGCGAATGGCGTGGCTCGCTGGACAACGTTAGTTCACGCCAGTGAACCGGTGATGCGACTGGAGCTTAGCACCGAAGGTGGGCTCGACGGAGCGAGATTCTCTTATGTCCCCGAACGAGCCACCAACCCTCGCGCCATTCGAGCCAAGACACCACGTGAACCTGCGAACCCGCCACCAGTGATCAATCAGTTTGCCGATGGTGTGCAAGTGGCGGTACACAACCTGCATGCTGGTGGTCAAACCGCGGTGGCTTGGTTAACGGTGAAATCAGGTCAGCAACAAACCCTTTGGCTAAGCGTCAAACACAGCTATCCCGAATCGGACGCTTCGTCGCAAGCGGTGTCGGCGGTGCGAAAGGCGGCAGCGGCCGACTCTACACAGTGGATCGCGCAACATCGCGATTGGTGGCACCGCTATTACCGTCAAAGCTTTGTGGCGACCGGCGATCGTTTTTGGGACGCATTCTATTGGATCCAGCAATACAAGTTGGCCAGCGCCACCCGAGACAAAGGCTGGATCATCGACAACCAAGGTCCATGGTTACAACCCACAGCCTGGAACGCGATATGGTGGAATTTGAACGCTCAATTGTCGCACAGTGGATTTGCGACCGCAAATCGACGCGAGATGGGTTCGGCGATGAGTCACCGCTTGTACCTGTGCCGAGACAACCTGGCAAAAAATGTTGCCGCGCCCTACCAAGCCGACTCTTACGCACTGGGCCGCAATACTTCGGGCTGGGATTTGCTCGGTCACGCTGGGCAACCGGGCACCGGACGTCCTCCGATGGATGCAAGCATCAGCAGGGAATGTGGCAATTTGCTATGGGCATTACATAACGTCGATTTAGAGTATCGATATTGGCAAGACACATCGATACGCGACCGGGTGCTTTATCCGCTGTTGGTACGTGCAGTGAACTATTATCGCCATTTTTTGCAAGAGGAGGCGGACGGCTATTTGCATTTACCGGAAACCTACAGTCCTGAATACCGACGGGCCGACGATTGCACGTACGACCTGGACCTGCTGCGATGGGGGAACGCTCGATTGATTTCGCTTGCTGCGGAGATGGGAAAAACGGAAACGGACGAACCTTTGATCGCCACATGGCGAGAAATCGAGGCGAAACTTGTACCAACTCATGTCAACGAAACGGGGCGGATGATTGGACGTGGCGTCGCACTAACAGGGCGTCACCGGCACTTTTCCCATTTGCTCGCGATCTATCCACTACACACACTCACACCGGATACCGATGCAGACCGCGAGCTAATCAAAACGAGTCTGGACCATTGGCATAGTTTTGGCGGAGCGATGGCCGG of Novipirellula caenicola contains these proteins:
- a CDS encoding c-type cytochrome codes for the protein MKRFILPIVTLPMVQRSTTNHRPRAKAIDDRLPKLVPTFAGQTNHQGCVARNLCVISLVMLALAANASPAEGQTLTERLVTEAPVKLVQQARQDGDIVRGAILFHQGNINCAKCHRPVSESDRLAPDLSRLGQEVSDESIVESILLPSKTIRKGFETVSVLTVDGHVVNGSIVSQDDQKVVLRSSQNIEQLITFEQDDIEAIKPSAKSNMPDGLANELKDRQQFLDLLRYTLDLKQRGPTDDAANEDSLVRRELSDETKGIVLIKQLNCSGCHDWKTGESIPPLQHGPNLKWSAKWLNPDYLAAFIADPQHTKPGTSMPNMLSHLDDKQRTESATALVHFLTSLANNSLTAPHAPQSPVDLQADGEGILRGEELFHSIGCVACHSPRNDLAIEQPLEDSIPLGDLGNKYDTNALTIFLKNPHAVRPSGRMPNMQLTHLEAQDLSRYLLQASESDAKTSWQIDSALAGKGKQLFSQLRCVNCHADVIDTAPALPHPAALVDLDPNGGCLSGESGKWPQYSLDETDQQQITAAIQSLPSELSAEQEINITLATLNCFACHRRDNIGGVTTARSHHFQTTNLNLGEQGRIPPTLTGVGAKLNEKWMRDVLVNDRSIRPYMKTRMPQYGAANVNRLIELLQSHDRLSETKFAAVDDAKEMQELGLKIAGNQGLNCVACHTFRYEQSDTMPAVDLTEMAERLKKDWFYQYMLDPPRFSPNTVMPSFWPNGKAIRPDIAGDAKTQVEALWQYLLEGRQARAPRGLIAEPLKLVANDEAVMLRRSYPEIGKRGIGVGYPNQVNLAFDAEQMRLAMIWKGEFADPSGVWRGQGHGTVRPLGDNLIRFDRGPEIDDPVSPWIVDDGRPPHHRFKGYSLDKKMRPQFSYEFANVVVNDYYVDMLDSATNDPYIRRILTLKSGSGETNIVFRAATGKTIEPFGDGSFLVDDRLQIHIDEKHTGSIVDQPDTQHLRIPLKVNADEQQLILEYRW
- a CDS encoding DUF7133 domain-containing protein encodes the protein MRILIVFILMLCSVGALRAEPLGEYWGTAEQEAKYYRIVDIPFPDEMALEASSFDVLPDNRLAIGTRRGDIYLVNGAMDQYPDTKFHRYAAGLDEIMGLSYQDGSFLVTQQTEVTRITDTDQDGRADQFDTLSDVWGFRNYHEFAFGSKPDPEGNIWVALCLSESYRSKVPFRGWCVKVTPDGKTIPVCSGIRSPCGIGPNEHGVMFYAESQGPWNGSCSLKVLQPGGFMGHPVSFNWYPLAKELGPAPVVPNTPSRLLTETKRVKELVPYAVVFPYRKMGRSISGFMVDDTGGKFGPFENQIFIGDFSLSVMMRATTEKVNGVWQGACYPFREGLATGLLACQFTPRGDLIVGGTNRGWPVRGPRPYALQRLDWTGLVPFEVKEINARPDGFLVTFTKPVDREIAANLESYEVSTYTHIYRQAYGSPEVDHTTPQVTGATVSADGLQVHLQIDGLVQGHVHDFDFHKVRSSENAPLVHSNAYYTLNEIPQTTIAD
- a CDS encoding glycosyl hydrolase family 95 catalytic domain-containing protein, coding for MQLKTQYSCWIFIQTVLCVLAAGKVDNVLAADSVTDAVDWPAMLAHHDLRWNRLPQTWKEAPFLGNGEQGTMMYQIDEKTIRWDVGNSAAHDHRPFEQDDFNEKNAPVLNRGRHFIGHLRVIFPEALVASDSRLKLWDAEAVGTIHSANGVARWTTLVHASEPVMRLELSTEGGLDGARFSYVPERATNPRAIRAKTPREPANPPPVINQFADGVQVAVHNLHAGGQTAVAWLTVKSGQQQTLWLSVKHSYPESDASSQAVSAVRKAAAADSTQWIAQHRDWWHRYYRQSFVATGDRFWDAFYWIQQYKLASATRDKGWIIDNQGPWLQPTAWNAIWWNLNAQLSHSGFATANRREMGSAMSHRLYLCRDNLAKNVAAPYQADSYALGRNTSGWDLLGHAGQPGTGRPPMDASISRECGNLLWALHNVDLEYRYWQDTSIRDRVLYPLLVRAVNYYRHFLQEEADGYLHLPETYSPEYRRADDCTYDLDLLRWGNARLISLAAEMGKTETDEPLIATWREIEAKLVPTHVNETGRMIGRGVALTGRHRHFSHLLAIYPLHTLTPDTDADRELIKTSLDHWHSFGGAMAGYSLTGGACLSAILGDGDRALDFLNGLKPFLHANTFYSEAGGLPVIETPLHGATTIQEMLLQSWGGRLRVFPAVPQKWSDVQFHRLRGEGAYLVSARRERGATKWLRVTAEVGGSVEVQPRLTDAQWVGSEGVKVQVLEPGVYQVDMPKDGHVLFWPSDNRQPEAKVTTVPRHGKEHRFGIIDKD